GGAAACTACGGCATTTAAAGTGTAAATTCCGGTAGATTCTGATTTGGTAAGATTAATAAAAGGTTTAAATAATTTCATAATTCTAATTTATTAGTATTCGAAGTTAATTTACTAAAATAGATTTATGATGCAAATATATGTTTAATATATTTGATTAAAAATAGTTTTGATGTTTTTTATTTGTATAAGATAATGAGTAAGTTGTAATATTTTATTTGATGTGATTGTTGCTTGTGTTTATTAATGGTTTGTTGCATAGTTAGAAATGTTATAATAGTATTTCTAACTATGCAAATGGGCTGTTTTTTTTATGATTTTAATACAGCTTCAATTTCGTTCAACTCACTTATTTCAAAATTTAAATTGTTTACGCTGTCTAAATTCTGATCTAATTGTTGAACAGAGCTAGCACCTACTAAGACAGAAGTAACACGATCATCTTTTAATAGCCAGGCAATTGCCATTTGTGCCAAACTTTGTTCGCGTTTTTCGGCAATATTATTCAATGCTTTTACTTTTTCAATTACTTTATCGGTAAGTTGTTCTTTTTGTAAAAAGCCGTGCGATTTAGCAGCTCGTGAACCTTCAGGAATTCCTTTAAGGTATTTGTTGGTAAGCATTCCCTGTGCTAATGGAGAAAAAGCAATAGAGCCTATTCCATTTTTCTCTATTGTATCGAGTAGCCCATTTTCTACCCAACGATCGAACATAGAATATCGAGGTTGGTGAATGAGGCATGGAGTTCCAAGCTCGTTTAATATTTTGGCTGCCTCCTGGGTTTGTTCAGCGTTATAATTAGATATTCCTACATATAAAGCTTTACCCTGACGTACGATTTGATCCAGTGCCGACATGGTTTCTTCAATTGGTGTATTAGGATCGGGGCGGTGAGAGTAGAAAATATCTACATAATCGAGGCCCATTCTTTTCAAACTCTGATTTAAACTGGAAATTAAATATTTTCTTGATCCCCAATCACCATACGGACCCGGCCACATAGTGTATCCTGCTTTTGTAGAGATAATTATTTCGTCGCGATATTGCTTAATGTTCTCTTTTAATATCTTGCCAAAGTTTTCTTCGGCAGATCCCGGTGGTGGCCCATAATTATTGGCCAAGTCGAAATGTGTAACTCCTCGGTCGAAGGCATGACAAATGATTTGTTTGAATTCATAAAACAGATCAACATGCCCGAAATTGTGCCATAATCCTAAGGATATTGCTGGTAGTAATAAACCACTTTGTCCGCAACGGCGATATGGCATGTGCTCGTATCTATCTTTTGATGCTATATACATATTCTTACAGTTTAATGTAGTGTGAAGATAATAAAAGTTGTAAAGTAGAAATGCATAAAAATTCAAAAAATGCCAAATTACGATTCTGAGATATCGATGATATTTCTCTTTTTAGGAAAGTTGTTTTTTTAAGGAGAAGAAAAATTCAACTCCCTTTTCTTTGCCTGGTTTTACGAATATTCTGCCATTGTGGAAACTTACCGCATTTTTAACAATGGATAGTCCGAGTCCGGTTCCTCCCATTTTTCTTGATCTTCCGTTATCAGCTCTGTAAAAACGCTCGAATATTCGTGGCAGGTGTTTTTCTGAAATACCTATTCCATTATCCGAATAAGAAAAATAATGGTAGTTACTATCTTCGAAGTAATTTTTGATTTCAACTTTTACTTCTTCGCCTGCATATTTTATTGAGTTGTCGATTAAATTTCGAAATACAGAATCGATAAGTTCACTATTGCCTTTGATGTTTAGATTTCTGGGTATTTGCAAATCGATTTTCATTTTCGATTGTTCTAATTTCAGCTCAAAATCTTCTATCATTTCATCAAGTATTTTCCTGATGTTGATATTCTCAACCGAGAACAATTGTTGAGATTCTTCCATTTTGGTTAAAACAGAGATATCCTTAATTAAATTCGATAATCGATTAATTTGCAGGCACGATCGTTTAATAAATTGAATCTTTTTATCCTCGGGCATTGTAGGATTATCTTTAATGGTTTCTAAAAATCCCGAGACAGCAGTAACCGGTGTTTTTAATTCGTGAGCAATATTCAGAGTCATTTCCTGTTTTATGATTTTCTCGTTTTCCGATTTGGTAATGTCGTTAATAGAGATTTCGAAATTACAATCCTGGAATACTACAACCTGATACAGAAATAATTTATGTCCGATAATTATTGTTTTTTTATCGCTGATAATATCTACATTGGGAATGTAATTCGATTTTAGTTCTTTAATGTTGGTATTTATAAAATTATTGATTTCTTTCAGTTCAGGGAGTTCAAAAATCTCTTGATAGTTGTGATTAGAAATATTCCCCAGATAATTTATGTAATCAATAAAATGACTGTTCCAAAGTATAAGGTTTCTATCTTTATCGAAAACAGCAACACCTTCCTGTGCAATCTGAAGATGCATAATTAGTTTCTCTTTTTCTCGAGCCAAAGCTTCTTTTGTTTGGCTTAGCTTACGGTAAATTTTCACAATCTGATGACTGATTTCTCCCAATTCTGTTTTTCCAAAATCTTCATTGGGGTCAATTGGGCGATTCTTGGCTGCATTAATCGCAAATTTTTTCAGTTTCGAAATCGAATTT
This genomic interval from uncultured Marinifilum sp. contains the following:
- the mgrA gene encoding L-glyceraldehyde 3-phosphate reductase, whose product is MYIASKDRYEHMPYRRCGQSGLLLPAISLGLWHNFGHVDLFYEFKQIICHAFDRGVTHFDLANNYGPPPGSAEENFGKILKENIKQYRDEIIISTKAGYTMWPGPYGDWGSRKYLISSLNQSLKRMGLDYVDIFYSHRPDPNTPIEETMSALDQIVRQGKALYVGISNYNAEQTQEAAKILNELGTPCLIHQPRYSMFDRWVENGLLDTIEKNGIGSIAFSPLAQGMLTNKYLKGIPEGSRAAKSHGFLQKEQLTDKVIEKVKALNNIAEKREQSLAQMAIAWLLKDDRVTSVLVGASSVQQLDQNLDSVNNLNFEISELNEIEAVLKS
- a CDS encoding ATP-binding protein, yielding MQANTHNSGSKYKKKLFFFFFLIVLIFSLLIGGFQHHQERAYRREKLEYALNIYTEQVQELINKKGLLKKNDFSEIDSLRLLIPDRNIRITVITVKGDVIYDSYVEKLSELDNHLQRPEVQKSLHTTKGSNIRFSDSTGQTYYYYSKYYYTHFVRTALPFNDSVMMFLKANNIFLYFLIGLFGFTVIFLIYATEHFGNSISKLKKFAINAAKNRPIDPNEDFGKTELGEISHQIVKIYRKLSQTKEALAREKEKLIMHLQIAQEGVAVFDKDRNLILWNSHFIDYINYLGNISNHNYQEIFELPELKEINNFINTNIKELKSNYIPNVDIISDKKTIIIGHKLFLYQVVVFQDCNFEISINDITKSENEKIIKQEMTLNIAHELKTPVTAVSGFLETIKDNPTMPEDKKIQFIKRSCLQINRLSNLIKDISVLTKMEESQQLFSVENINIRKILDEMIEDFELKLEQSKMKIDLQIPRNLNIKGNSELIDSVFRNLIDNSIKYAGEEVKVEIKNYFEDSNYHYFSYSDNGIGISEKHLPRIFERFYRADNGRSRKMGGTGLGLSIVKNAVSFHNGRIFVKPGKEKGVEFFFSLKKQLS